A genomic region of Pseudomonas abietaniphila contains the following coding sequences:
- a CDS encoding DUF721 domain-containing protein — protein sequence MAFRPLPARSPAVLLREARPLKAIFNHAQRLAHLQRLLESQLQPAAREHCHVASWREGTLLLIVTDGHWATRLRYQQKRLQRQLVAFKEFANLTRLQLKVQPATVHRGAVGHSRDLSTAAAESISSTAEGISDPKLRAALERLAAHGKPKES from the coding sequence GTGGCATTTCGTCCTTTACCGGCTCGCTCACCGGCTGTTCTTTTGCGCGAAGCCAGGCCGCTTAAAGCCATTTTCAATCATGCCCAGCGACTGGCGCATTTACAGCGTCTGCTGGAAAGCCAGCTGCAACCCGCAGCGCGCGAGCACTGCCATGTGGCCTCGTGGCGTGAGGGTACTCTTTTGTTGATTGTCACCGACGGGCATTGGGCGACGCGTTTGCGGTATCAGCAGAAGCGGTTGCAGCGGCAGTTGGTGGCGTTCAAAGAGTTCGCGAATCTCACGCGATTGCAACTGAAGGTACAGCCTGCGACGGTGCATCGGGGTGCCGTTGGTCATTCAAGGGATTTGTCGACCGCGGCGGCGGAGTCGATCAGTTCGACGGCTGAGGGGATCAGTGATCCTAAGTTGCGTGCGGCGCTGGAGCGGTTGGCGGCGCATGGGAAGCCTAAGGAATCGTGA
- the lpxC gene encoding UDP-3-O-acyl-N-acetylglucosamine deacetylase, whose amino-acid sequence MIKQRTLKNIIRATGIGLHSGEKVYLTLKPAPVNAGIVFFRTDLEPVVQINAHALNVGDTTLSTTLFNGDVKVDTVEHLLSAMAGLGIDNAYVELSASEVPIMDGSAGPFVFLIQSAGLEEQDAPKKFIRILKEVCVEEDGKFAKFVPFEGFKVGFEIDFDHPYLKNRTQTACVDFSSTSFVKEVSRARTFGFMKDIEYLRKHNLALGGSVENAIVVDKDGVLNEDGLRYEDEFVKHKILDAIGDLYLLGNSLIGEYQGFKSGHGLNNRLLRALIAQSDAYEVVTFEDASTAPISYMRPVAAV is encoded by the coding sequence ATGATTAAACAACGCACCCTGAAGAATATTATCCGTGCCACAGGTATCGGCCTGCACTCGGGGGAAAAGGTTTACCTGACCCTCAAACCTGCACCTGTGAACGCTGGCATTGTGTTTTTCCGTACCGACCTCGAGCCGGTCGTCCAGATCAACGCGCACGCGTTGAATGTTGGCGACACCACGCTTTCCACAACGCTGTTCAATGGCGATGTGAAGGTCGATACGGTTGAACACTTGCTGTCGGCCATGGCTGGCCTTGGCATCGATAACGCCTACGTTGAACTCTCTGCCTCCGAAGTTCCAATCATGGACGGCAGCGCAGGTCCCTTCGTATTCCTGATTCAATCGGCTGGCCTGGAAGAACAGGACGCACCGAAGAAATTCATCCGGATTCTGAAAGAAGTCTGCGTTGAAGAAGACGGCAAGTTTGCGAAGTTCGTGCCGTTCGAAGGTTTCAAGGTGGGCTTCGAAATAGATTTCGACCACCCGTACCTGAAGAATCGCACGCAAACCGCATGTGTCGACTTTTCCAGCACCTCCTTCGTAAAAGAAGTGAGCCGTGCACGTACTTTCGGTTTCATGAAAGACATCGAGTATCTGCGCAAGCACAACCTTGCTCTGGGCGGCAGCGTTGAAAACGCAATCGTCGTGGACAAGGACGGTGTGCTGAACGAAGACGGCCTGCGTTACGAGGACGAATTCGTCAAGCACAAGATCCTGGATGCAATTGGTGACCTGTATCTGTTGGGCAACAGCCTGATCGGCGAGTATCAGGGCTTTAAGTCGGGACACGGTCTGAACAATCGTCTGCTGCGTGCTTTGATTGCACAAAGTGATGCTTATGAAGTCGTGACCTTCGAAGATGCCAGTACCGCACCGATCTCATACATGCGCCCTGTTGCGGCGGTGTAA
- the ftsZ gene encoding cell division protein FtsZ has protein sequence MFELVDNIPQSPVIKVIGVGGGGGNAVNHMVKSNIEGVEFICANTDAQALKNIGARTILQLGTGVTKGLGAGANPEVGRQAALEDRERIAEVLQGTNMVFITTGMGGGTGTGAAPIIAEVAKEMGILTVAVVTRPFPFEGRKRMQIADEGIRALSESVDSLITIPNEKLLTILGKDASLLSAFAKADDVLAGAVRGISDIIKRPGMINVDFADVRTVMSEMGMAMMGTGAASGPNRAREATEAAIRNPLLEDVNLQGARGILVNITAGPDLSLGEYSDVGSIIEAFASEHAMVKVGTVIDPDMRDELHVTVVATGLGAKIEKPVKVIDNTMQTAQAAPVQQQAVRQEQPSVNYRDLDRPTVMRNQAHAGATAAAKMNPQDDLDYLDIPAFLRRQAD, from the coding sequence ATGTTCGAGCTCGTAGACAACATCCCACAAAGCCCGGTAATTAAAGTTATCGGCGTTGGTGGTGGCGGCGGCAACGCAGTCAATCACATGGTCAAGAGCAACATTGAAGGTGTCGAGTTCATCTGCGCCAACACCGATGCTCAAGCACTGAAAAACATCGGTGCGCGTACCATCCTGCAATTGGGCACAGGCGTGACCAAAGGTCTTGGCGCGGGTGCCAACCCTGAAGTGGGCCGTCAGGCTGCGCTGGAAGATCGTGAGCGCATTGCGGAAGTGCTGCAGGGCACCAACATGGTCTTCATCACCACCGGCATGGGTGGCGGTACCGGTACCGGTGCTGCGCCGATCATCGCCGAAGTGGCCAAGGAAATGGGCATTCTGACCGTTGCGGTGGTCACCCGTCCGTTCCCGTTCGAAGGTCGCAAGCGCATGCAGATCGCCGATGAAGGCATCCGCGCGCTGTCGGAAAGCGTCGACTCGTTGATCACCATTCCCAACGAGAAACTGCTGACCATCCTGGGCAAAGACGCCAGCCTGCTGTCGGCTTTCGCCAAGGCTGACGATGTACTGGCCGGTGCCGTTCGCGGTATCTCCGACATCATCAAGCGTCCAGGCATGATCAACGTCGACTTCGCCGACGTGCGTACCGTGATGTCCGAAATGGGCATGGCGATGATGGGTACCGGTGCTGCAAGCGGTCCTAACCGTGCGCGTGAAGCCACTGAAGCTGCGATTCGCAACCCGCTGCTCGAAGACGTGAACCTGCAGGGTGCTCGCGGCATTCTGGTCAACATCACTGCCGGTCCTGACCTGTCTCTGGGTGAGTACTCGGACGTGGGTAGCATCATCGAAGCGTTCGCCTCCGAGCACGCCATGGTCAAGGTCGGTACCGTTATCGATCCGGACATGCGCGACGAGCTGCACGTAACCGTGGTTGCCACCGGCCTGGGCGCAAAAATCGAGAAGCCTGTGAAGGTCATCGACAACACCATGCAGACCGCTCAAGCCGCACCTGTGCAGCAGCAAGCCGTCCGTCAGGAACAGCCTTCGGTGAACTACCGCGATCTGGACCGTCCTACCGTGATGCGCAATCAGGCTCACGCAGGCGCGACAGCTGCGGCGAAAATGAATCCGCAAGACGATCTGGATTACCTGGACATTCCAGCTTTCCTGCGTCGTCAGGCTGATTGA